Proteins found in one Sphingomonas sp. SORGH_AS_0879 genomic segment:
- a CDS encoding YncE family protein codes for MLASVAATAQQVPNAQLDMAVSPSDRFYTSDQFSNTVSVVDPSSNRLLGVIKLGDPTPMNLSPLYRGQLLVHGMGFSPDRRTLAVVSIGSNAVSFIDAATNSVRHTTYVGRSPHEAFFRPDGREVWVSVRGEDYIAVLDGASYKETGRIPVPNGPGMTIFSPDGKYGYVCSSFSPETVVIDTASKQIVGRVKQESPFCPDIAATPDGKQVWLTLKDIGKVMVFDAKPPFAVLKSFATGAITNHVNIAKTPRGQFAYVTVGTENVVKVFRTDNFAQVATIPVGSLPHGLWPSGDGSRIYVGLENADAVAAIDIATNKVIATIPIGQGPQGVAYVPGAVPSGTGMANLQPLAKAGEKVLLMLSGTGRSQVTLFDQGQVQILQAAVAGLPPKMPFVLGLSASPDGNGPVEPLAKFMTNPAGGAIVNAVGPLRQIVTQAAPAGSRRYLVIAAGQPEAPSNVVQRQVEQ; via the coding sequence ATGCTGGCCTCCGTCGCGGCGACCGCGCAGCAGGTGCCGAACGCGCAGCTTGACATGGCCGTATCACCCAGCGACCGGTTCTATACCTCGGACCAGTTCTCCAACACCGTGTCTGTCGTCGATCCGTCGAGCAACCGCTTGCTTGGCGTCATCAAGCTGGGCGATCCGACACCGATGAACCTCAGCCCGCTGTATCGGGGGCAGTTGCTGGTCCACGGCATGGGCTTCTCGCCCGACCGGCGGACGCTGGCGGTCGTGTCGATCGGATCGAATGCGGTCAGCTTCATCGACGCCGCCACCAACAGCGTCCGCCACACGACCTATGTCGGCCGCAGCCCGCACGAGGCCTTCTTCCGCCCCGATGGCCGGGAGGTCTGGGTCAGCGTGCGCGGCGAGGATTATATCGCCGTCCTCGATGGCGCGTCCTACAAGGAGACCGGGCGCATTCCGGTTCCGAACGGCCCCGGCATGACGATCTTCTCGCCGGACGGGAAGTACGGCTATGTCTGCTCCAGCTTCTCGCCCGAAACCGTCGTGATCGATACCGCGTCGAAGCAGATTGTCGGTCGGGTGAAGCAGGAAAGCCCCTTCTGCCCTGACATTGCTGCGACACCGGATGGCAAGCAGGTCTGGCTGACGCTGAAGGACATCGGCAAGGTCATGGTGTTCGACGCCAAGCCCCCATTCGCGGTGCTGAAGAGCTTCGCGACGGGCGCGATCACCAACCACGTCAACATCGCGAAGACGCCGCGTGGGCAGTTCGCCTATGTGACGGTCGGCACCGAAAATGTCGTCAAGGTGTTCCGCACCGACAATTTCGCCCAGGTCGCGACGATCCCGGTCGGATCGCTGCCGCATGGGCTGTGGCCCTCGGGCGACGGCAGCCGCATCTATGTCGGCTTGGAAAATGCCGATGCGGTGGCTGCGATCGACATTGCGACGAACAAGGTCATCGCCACCATCCCGATCGGGCAAGGCCCGCAAGGCGTGGCCTATGTTCCGGGCGCGGTGCCATCCGGCACCGGCATGGCCAACCTTCAGCCGCTCGCCAAGGCGGGCGAGAAGGTGCTGCTGATGCTCTCTGGTACGGGACGAAGCCAGGTGACTTTGTTCGATCAGGGGCAGGTGCAGATCCTGCAGGCCGCCGTCGCCGGCCTGCCGCCAAAGATGCCGTTCGTGCTGGGACTGTCTGCCAGTCCCGATGGTAACGGCCCAGTCGAACCGCTCGCCAAGTTCATGACCAACCCCGCAGGCGGCGCGATCGTCAACGCAGTCGGACCGCTGCGGCAGATCGTCACGCAGGCTGCCCCCGCAGGCTCACGCCGCTATCTGGTCATCGCTGCTGGCCAGCCTGAGGCGCCGAGCAACGTCGTTCAGCGGCAGGTCGAGCAATAG
- a CDS encoding S8 family serine peptidase — MLLAACGGGGGGIASSGSIPTPAPTPSPSPTPTPSPTPTPAPNTADSAEYKASGAVVGAKAAYAYDKGITGKGVIIAVIDTGIATTSAEFAGRISLDSKTFENKIARCANCAPETVTFPLDDVQGHGTEVASVTLAAGNGNGMHGVAYDATLLALKIAAPNLENVTATSVIKEADGANPSNIAPAISYAVEKGAFVISLSLNGEAGGQTATEQRTAMDGVVKADRLLVQSVSNFVDDKSGAPGTITRNLVGGNLENKDSFLFGLRVDGSLRPPSGNGLPGDLADRTLAVVATDVSVVGKDGQLTTVTGNSFAAPAIAGAAALLKQYWPQLGGKAISRILLDTATDLGDKGADQIFGAGLLNVEAAMKAQAPASAFAAADMVLARYSSLSLSGPFGSGGQLSDAVTRMTVVDRYGRDFTMTGTPAPRSQRSGLLAGAMLGTMDPPWLATSASDAKLGFASATTGPWAAARSSRPATFAFSPAAGQTVSFSANVAIGQGAGIAGSALRGVVAAPVGTSSSWSGNGWSAGFASGASRDGRSALRSVTFATPMGLGVELSDLTERGQVLGLRAPAGLALSGSRTTLATLTASRSIAGVLLSARATAATTQVAGGSDLLRFTGPMTGTAFALDAAYRLGGGTMTLGLSSPLRLEHARAVVEAPVAYDLMTGVLATRLTSVDLTPTAREMDVELGWSAALSPTSSLRLGVAHAFDAGHVAGAQDTAGFPSLTLR, encoded by the coding sequence ATGCTGCTCGCCGCCTGTGGCGGCGGAGGTGGCGGCATCGCTTCGTCAGGGTCGATTCCGACGCCTGCACCCACGCCGTCGCCCAGCCCGACGCCGACGCCATCCCCCACACCGACCCCGGCGCCCAACACTGCGGATAGCGCCGAGTATAAGGCGTCCGGCGCGGTGGTCGGTGCGAAAGCGGCCTATGCCTATGACAAGGGCATCACCGGCAAGGGCGTGATCATCGCGGTCATCGACACCGGCATCGCCACCACCAGCGCCGAGTTCGCCGGCCGCATCTCGCTCGACAGCAAGACGTTCGAGAACAAGATCGCCCGTTGCGCCAACTGCGCGCCCGAGACGGTGACCTTTCCGCTCGACGATGTACAGGGTCATGGCACCGAGGTCGCCTCGGTCACGCTGGCCGCCGGGAACGGGAACGGCATGCACGGCGTCGCCTATGACGCGACGCTGCTCGCGCTCAAGATCGCCGCACCGAATCTTGAGAACGTCACCGCCACCTCCGTCATCAAGGAAGCCGATGGCGCGAACCCGTCGAATATCGCACCCGCCATCAGCTATGCCGTGGAGAAAGGCGCCTTCGTCATCTCGCTGAGCCTGAACGGCGAAGCGGGTGGCCAGACCGCAACCGAGCAACGCACCGCCATGGACGGGGTCGTCAAGGCCGACCGGCTGCTCGTGCAATCCGTCTCCAACTTCGTCGACGACAAAAGCGGCGCCCCTGGGACGATCACCCGCAACCTGGTCGGTGGCAATCTGGAGAACAAGGACAGTTTCCTGTTCGGCCTCCGGGTCGACGGCTCGCTCCGCCCGCCGAGTGGCAACGGCCTGCCTGGCGATCTTGCCGACCGCACGCTGGCGGTGGTTGCGACGGACGTCAGCGTCGTCGGCAAGGACGGGCAACTGACCACCGTCACCGGCAACAGCTTCGCCGCCCCCGCGATCGCCGGGGCCGCCGCGCTGCTCAAGCAATACTGGCCGCAACTCGGCGGCAAGGCGATCTCGCGCATCCTGCTCGATACCGCGACCGACCTCGGCGACAAGGGTGCAGACCAGATCTTCGGCGCCGGTTTGCTCAACGTCGAGGCGGCGATGAAGGCACAGGCGCCCGCCAGCGCCTTTGCCGCCGCCGACATGGTGCTGGCACGCTACTCCTCGCTTAGCCTGTCGGGCCCGTTCGGCAGCGGCGGGCAGTTGTCGGACGCCGTGACCCGGATGACGGTTGTCGACCGCTATGGCCGTGACTTCACCATGACTGGCACCCCCGCACCACGCAGCCAGAGATCGGGGTTGCTGGCGGGTGCGATGCTGGGGACGATGGACCCGCCGTGGCTCGCCACGAGTGCCAGCGACGCGAAGCTCGGCTTCGCCTCCGCTACCACCGGGCCATGGGCTGCGGCGCGGTCCAGCCGCCCGGCCACCTTCGCCTTCTCGCCTGCCGCCGGCCAAACCGTCAGTTTCAGCGCCAATGTCGCGATCGGGCAAGGCGCGGGCATCGCCGGCTCTGCCTTGCGCGGTGTCGTTGCAGCACCGGTTGGCACCTCGTCATCGTGGAGCGGCAACGGTTGGTCGGCAGGCTTTGCTTCCGGCGCATCACGCGACGGCCGCTCTGCTTTGCGCAGTGTCACCTTCGCGACGCCGATGGGGCTTGGGGTTGAGCTGTCGGACCTGACCGAACGCGGACAGGTGCTGGGGCTACGCGCCCCCGCTGGCTTGGCCCTCTCGGGCAGCCGGACGACGCTGGCCACCCTGACGGCTAGCCGCAGCATTGCAGGCGTGTTGCTGTCGGCACGGGCCACGGCCGCCACCACTCAGGTCGCCGGCGGATCGGACCTGCTGCGCTTCACCGGCCCGATGACCGGCACCGCCTTCGCGCTCGACGCGGCGTATCGTCTTGGCGGCGGCACGATGACGCTCGGGCTGTCCTCGCCGCTTCGGCTCGAACACGCCCGTGCGGTCGTCGAGGCGCCAGTCGCCTATGACCTGATGACCGGCGTGCTCGCCACTCGCCTGACCAGCGTCGACCTGACACCGACCGCACGCGAGATGGACGTCGAGCTTGGCTGGTCGGCCGCGCTGTCGCCCACCTCCTCGCTGCGGCTCGGCGTCGCCCATGCCTTCGATGCCGGGCACGTCGCCGGCGCGCAGGACACCGCCGGCTTTCCCAGCCTGACCCTCCGCTGA
- a CDS encoding IS110 family transposase, translating to MSKKIVAPAYVAAMARAEADPASARFWVGLDIGFKSTAVCVVDVDGAVVHQVSMKSHATEIGRYLRRNFKSHVTLIGMETGGLSPHLAGKLREQGFQVAVLDALQVHRVLSVKRNKTDTNDARGIAEITRSGRDYLTEVYVKSNLCFEVRASLIMRDRLVKQRRETEAMIRGLVRVYGGRIEPGSDSPATFRERAIDQLCLIVDTEGVDLRARVIPLLDLCERFYIEAGRIERELDLLAASNPVCKRFMEIPGIGTITALSFYSAIEDPTRFRHVDDVAAYLGLTPRVYQSGESLTHGGISKMGNQLIVEAADPRSPCRHHAGLRRGDRAAGAERAA from the coding sequence ATGTCGAAGAAGATCGTGGCGCCAGCCTATGTCGCGGCGATGGCGCGGGCGGAGGCGGATCCGGCGTCAGCGCGGTTCTGGGTGGGGCTGGACATCGGGTTTAAGAGCACCGCGGTGTGTGTCGTGGATGTCGACGGTGCGGTGGTCCACCAGGTGTCGATGAAAAGCCATGCGACCGAGATCGGCCGCTACCTGCGCCGCAACTTCAAGTCGCATGTGACGCTGATCGGCATGGAGACAGGCGGCCTGTCACCGCACCTGGCGGGCAAATTGCGCGAGCAGGGTTTCCAGGTGGCGGTGCTCGATGCGCTACAGGTCCACCGGGTGCTGTCGGTGAAGCGCAACAAGACTGACACCAACGACGCGCGCGGCATTGCCGAGATCACGCGCAGCGGCCGCGACTATCTGACCGAGGTCTATGTCAAGTCGAACCTGTGCTTCGAGGTCCGGGCGTCGCTGATCATGCGCGACCGCCTGGTCAAGCAGCGGCGCGAGACCGAGGCGATGATCCGCGGGCTGGTGCGGGTCTATGGCGGGCGGATCGAACCCGGCAGCGATAGCCCGGCGACGTTCCGCGAACGGGCCATCGACCAGCTGTGCCTCATCGTCGACACCGAAGGCGTCGACCTGCGGGCGCGCGTCATCCCGCTTCTCGATCTATGCGAACGCTTCTACATCGAGGCCGGGCGGATCGAGCGCGAACTGGACCTGCTCGCCGCGTCCAATCCGGTGTGCAAGCGGTTCATGGAGATCCCCGGCATCGGCACGATCACGGCGCTGTCCTTCTACAGCGCGATCGAGGACCCGACGCGGTTCCGGCATGTCGACGATGTCGCGGCCTATCTGGGCCTGACCCCGCGCGTCTACCAGTCGGGCGAGAGCCTGACGCATGGCGGGATCAGCAAGATGGGCAACCAGCTCATCGTTGAAGCAGCTGATCCTCGCAGCCCTTGTCGGCACCATGCTGGCCTCCGTCGCGGCGACCGCGCAGCAGGTGCCGAACGCGCAGCTTGA
- a CDS encoding RNA ligase RtcB family protein — protein MTNATIHIVSSPESWIEQVAVDQLHQTARLEGIDRIVGLPDLHAGRGIAVGAAFWSRSHVYPHLVGSDIGCGMGLWRASLPLRKFRLDAAERKLRGLDDPWSGDVAARLVEAGLATDLAAEALGTIGGGNHFAELLRVETLHGDGDAAVDPAALYLMVHSGSRGLGQAILDGHLARHNVGGLFAGDTACANYLAVHDGAMRWAEINRVLIAERFLDRIGTFGERLLDICHNSVTPHQGGWLHRKGAAPADKGLVVIPGSRGDMTYLVRPRLERADTALHSLAHGAGRKWSRSEAKDKLVRRFSIADLERTKLGSRVICEDRDLIYEEAPQAYKDIHQVVRDLETAGLIDLVATLRPLLTYKTRRA, from the coding sequence ATGACCAACGCAACCATTCATATCGTCTCGTCGCCTGAAAGCTGGATCGAGCAGGTCGCCGTGGATCAGCTTCACCAGACCGCCCGGCTCGAAGGCATCGATCGCATCGTCGGGCTGCCCGACCTGCATGCCGGCCGCGGCATCGCGGTGGGTGCCGCGTTCTGGTCACGCAGCCATGTCTATCCCCATCTGGTCGGCAGCGACATCGGCTGCGGAATGGGCCTGTGGCGTGCGAGCTTGCCGCTGCGGAAGTTTCGGCTCGACGCCGCCGAGCGCAAGCTGCGGGGTCTGGACGATCCGTGGTCGGGCGATGTTGCAGCGCGTCTCGTCGAGGCGGGGCTGGCAACCGACCTTGCCGCCGAAGCGCTGGGTACGATCGGCGGCGGTAACCATTTTGCCGAGTTGCTGCGGGTCGAGACGCTGCATGGAGACGGGGACGCGGCGGTTGATCCCGCCGCGCTCTATCTGATGGTGCATAGCGGATCGCGTGGGCTGGGCCAGGCCATCCTCGATGGGCACCTTGCGCGGCATAATGTCGGCGGGTTGTTTGCCGGCGATACGGCCTGTGCGAACTATCTGGCGGTGCATGACGGCGCGATGCGTTGGGCCGAGATCAACCGCGTGCTGATTGCGGAGCGCTTTCTCGATCGGATCGGGACCTTTGGTGAGCGCCTGCTCGACATCTGCCATAACAGCGTCACGCCGCACCAGGGCGGATGGTTGCACCGCAAGGGTGCTGCGCCCGCAGACAAAGGCCTGGTAGTCATTCCCGGATCGCGCGGGGACATGACCTATCTGGTCCGGCCCCGGCTGGAGCGGGCGGACACCGCGCTGCATTCGCTGGCGCATGGTGCTGGCCGCAAATGGAGCCGCAGCGAGGCCAAGGACAAACTCGTCCGCCGGTTCAGCATCGCCGATCTCGAGCGAACGAAACTGGGCAGCCGGGTAATCTGTGAGGATCGCGACCTGATTTATGAGGAGGCGCCGCAGGCGTACAAGGACATCCATCAGGTCGTGCGCGATCTCGAAACGGCGGGGCTGATCGATCTGGTCGCAACGCTGCGCCCGCTTCTCACCTACAAGACGAGGCGCGCATGA
- a CDS encoding voltage-gated chloride channel family protein, whose product MRATFRNLYDQFNVAAFVRDRHDHAMSVLRWALILVPMAATVGLLCAAFLWSLDAVTRLRFAYPWLLYLLPIGGFVVGLLYHLTGRSVEGGNNLIVEQVHEPGGGVALRMAPLIFFGTVVTHLFGGSAGREGTAVQLGGSLASGFGRVLKLDAEATRILLMTGIAAGFGAVFGTPIAGAVFALEVLAIGRVEYRALVPCLVAALVGDWTCLATGIHHGIYRVDTLVPVDALLIAKAGVAGVAFGLVGLVFAEANHALGGWLKRVVSYGPLRPVMGGLAVIALVWLFGTRDYLGLGTLAATPDGLTIASFFGPETHPWSWALKLLFTVVTLSAGFKGGEVTPLFFIGAALGNALAPIFGVPTGVFAAIGFVALFAGAANTPLACTFMGIELFGAAYAVPIAVACFVAYLCSGHNGIYLSQRVAVPKVPAAHLTSGVTLRDVRTHRASRRRTRA is encoded by the coding sequence GTGCGCGCGACGTTTCGCAATCTCTACGACCAGTTCAATGTGGCGGCCTTCGTTCGCGATCGTCACGATCATGCGATGTCGGTTCTGCGCTGGGCGCTGATCCTGGTCCCAATGGCAGCGACGGTCGGGCTGCTATGCGCCGCATTTCTGTGGAGCCTCGATGCGGTGACGCGGCTTCGCTTCGCCTATCCCTGGCTCCTGTACCTGTTGCCAATCGGCGGGTTCGTCGTTGGGCTGCTCTACCATCTGACCGGGCGTTCGGTGGAGGGCGGCAACAACCTGATCGTCGAGCAAGTCCATGAACCGGGCGGTGGCGTGGCGCTGCGCATGGCACCGCTCATCTTCTTCGGAACCGTCGTAACGCATCTGTTCGGCGGGTCAGCCGGACGCGAAGGCACCGCCGTCCAGTTGGGCGGCAGCCTCGCCAGCGGATTCGGACGCGTGCTCAAGTTGGATGCGGAGGCGACACGCATCCTGCTGATGACCGGCATCGCAGCGGGGTTTGGCGCGGTGTTCGGCACACCGATCGCCGGCGCGGTTTTCGCGCTGGAGGTGCTGGCGATCGGCCGCGTCGAGTATCGTGCACTGGTGCCATGTCTCGTCGCCGCGCTGGTAGGTGACTGGACCTGCCTGGCAACGGGTATTCATCACGGCATCTACCGGGTCGATACGCTGGTGCCAGTCGATGCGCTGCTCATCGCCAAGGCTGGTGTCGCCGGTGTCGCCTTCGGGCTGGTCGGGCTTGTCTTTGCAGAGGCCAATCATGCGCTGGGCGGATGGCTGAAGCGCGTGGTGTCCTATGGCCCGCTACGCCCTGTCATGGGCGGACTGGCCGTGATCGCGCTGGTATGGCTGTTCGGCACGCGCGACTATCTCGGCCTCGGCACACTGGCGGCGACGCCGGACGGCCTGACTATTGCCAGCTTCTTCGGTCCCGAAACGCATCCGTGGAGTTGGGCGCTGAAGCTGCTGTTCACCGTCGTCACCCTGAGCGCCGGCTTCAAGGGCGGGGAAGTGACACCGCTGTTCTTCATCGGGGCCGCGCTCGGCAACGCGCTTGCGCCCATATTCGGGGTGCCGACAGGGGTGTTCGCAGCGATCGGTTTCGTCGCGCTGTTTGCCGGCGCAGCCAACACGCCGCTCGCCTGCACCTTCATGGGGATTGAGTTATTCGGCGCTGCCTATGCGGTGCCGATCGCGGTAGCGTGCTTCGTCGCCTATCTTTGCTCGGGTCACAACGGCATTTACCTGTCGCAGCGCGTCGCCGTGCCGAAAGTGCCTGCCGCACACCTCACATCCGGCGTGACCCTGCGCGATGTCCGCACACACCGCGCCTCCCGCCGACGCACGCGCGCCTGA
- a CDS encoding LysR substrate-binding domain-containing protein, which yields MPGVGVVQLTTMMISREVEQGRLVHALPAWRPTAEIVHAIFPSRRGLLPSVRALLDFLGSECERQRLEADGGTYG from the coding sequence CTGCCGGGGGTCGGGGTGGTGCAACTGACGACGATGATGATCTCGCGCGAAGTCGAGCAGGGCCGCCTCGTCCACGCCCTGCCGGCGTGGCGGCCGACGGCGGAAATCGTCCACGCCATCTTCCCGTCGCGGCGGGGCTTGTTGCCATCGGTTCGCGCGCTGCTCGATTTCCTCGGCAGCGAATGCGAGCGGCAGCGCCTGGAAGCCGACGGCGGGACGTATGGCTAG
- the prfH gene encoding peptide chain release factor H — protein sequence MTEIILHLSSGQGPKECEWVVAELAHALCWEGRAAGLLCEPLEPIQAPMASALLRVSGDGAEAFAALCVGTIRWIGTSPFRPLHKRRNWFAGVQPIQIDEQSPDLREQDIRYQTFRASGPGGQHVNKTDSAVRATHLPTGLVAVSQDQRSQFANKKIARLKLAAALDDRRRAGEIQGKRAVWDQNRELERGNAVRTYEGERFRRR from the coding sequence ATGACCGAGATCATCCTGCACCTCTCCTCCGGTCAGGGGCCGAAGGAGTGCGAGTGGGTCGTGGCGGAACTGGCCCATGCCCTATGCTGGGAAGGTAGGGCGGCAGGCCTCCTCTGCGAGCCGCTCGAGCCGATACAGGCCCCGATGGCGTCGGCATTGCTGCGCGTATCGGGCGACGGCGCAGAAGCGTTCGCCGCCCTATGTGTCGGCACGATCCGCTGGATCGGGACCAGCCCGTTCCGCCCCCTGCACAAGCGGCGCAACTGGTTCGCGGGCGTTCAACCCATCCAGATCGACGAGCAGTCGCCGGATTTGCGAGAGCAAGACATTCGATATCAAACCTTCCGCGCTTCCGGGCCGGGTGGGCAGCACGTGAATAAGACCGATAGCGCGGTTCGGGCGACGCATCTGCCGACAGGGCTGGTCGCGGTGTCCCAAGATCAGCGGTCGCAATTCGCCAACAAGAAAATCGCACGACTGAAGCTGGCGGCGGCGCTTGATGATCGACGCCGCGCAGGTGAAATTCAAGGAAAGCGGGCAGTGTGGGACCAGAACCGCGAGCTCGAACGTGGCAATGCAGTCCGTACATATGAGGGCGAACGGTTCCGGCGACGTTAG
- a CDS encoding IS3 family transposase (programmed frameshift) → MKRKQFSEEQIIGILKEAEAGAVVTELCRKHGMSSATYYAWKAKFGGLEVSDAKRLRSLEEENARLKRLLADTMLDNAGLKDLLSKKLVTPAAKRQAVAHLQATLGMSERRACTVVEADRTSMRYRSCRADDGDLRSRLRELAQQRRRFGYRRLHILLRRDGITINRKKTQRLYREEGLTVRRRKGRRRATGSRAPASVLALPNQRWSLDFVHDQLVTGRRFRVLNIVDDVTRECLRAVVDTSISGRRVVRELADLIAERGRPKMIVSDNGTELTSNAVLAWSGDARIEWHYIAPGKPTQNGFVESFNGRMRDELLNETLFFTIGQARSILARWVDDYNNERPHSSLGYATPAAFAAGLEQQRAGLTPPVASPALMRENHGRSLVAAG, encoded by the exons ATGAAGCGGAAGCAGTTTTCGGAAGAGCAGATCATCGGCATCCTGAAGGAGGCCGAGGCGGGTGCGGTGGTGACGGAGCTGTGCCGCAAGCACGGGATGTCGAGCGCGACTTACTATGCGTGGAAGGCGAAGTTCGGCGGCCTGGAGGTGTCCGACGCAAAGCGCCTGCGGTCGCTCGAAGAGGAGAACGCCCGGCTCAAACGGCTACTGGCGGACACGATGCTGGACAATGCGGGGTTGAAAGACCTGCTGTCAAAAAAGT TGGTGACGCCCGCCGCGAAGCGGCAAGCGGTCGCGCATCTCCAGGCGACGCTGGGGATGAGCGAGCGGCGGGCATGCACGGTCGTTGAGGCAGACCGCACGAGCATGCGGTATCGCTCGTGCCGGGCGGATGATGGCGACCTGCGGTCGCGGCTGCGCGAGCTGGCGCAGCAACGCCGACGGTTCGGCTATCGGCGTCTGCACATCCTGCTGCGCCGGGACGGCATCACGATCAACCGCAAGAAGACCCAGCGGCTCTATCGTGAGGAGGGTTTGACGGTCAGGCGCCGGAAGGGACGAAGGCGCGCCACAGGCAGCCGTGCGCCCGCGTCAGTGCTGGCGCTTCCCAACCAGCGCTGGAGTCTGGACTTCGTCCACGACCAGCTCGTGACCGGCCGTCGGTTCCGCGTGCTCAACATCGTCGATGACGTCACGCGCGAATGCCTTCGGGCGGTGGTGGACACGTCGATCTCGGGCCGGCGGGTCGTGCGCGAGCTGGCCGATCTGATCGCCGAGCGTGGCAGGCCGAAGATGATCGTCAGCGACAACGGGACCGAACTGACGTCGAACGCGGTGCTCGCCTGGTCCGGCGATGCCCGCATCGAGTGGCATTACATCGCGCCGGGCAAGCCCACGCAGAACGGGTTCGTCGAGAGCTTTAACGGTCGCATGCGCGACGAGCTGCTCAACGAGACGCTGTTCTTCACCATCGGTCAGGCCCGCTCGATTCTGGCCCGCTGGGTCGACGACTACAACAACGAGCGTCCGCACTCCTCGCTCGGCTACGCCACTCCGGCAGCCTTCGCTGCCGGGCTCGAACAGCAACGGGCGGGGTTAACCCCGCCCGTTGCTTCACCTGCGCTTATGCGCGAAAACCACGGTCGGTCTCTGGTTGCCGCTGGATGA
- a CDS encoding OmpW family protein: MTAIRTAAILLALAATGISASASAEDRTDAQPRVGVRAGDVLLRARAILVAPNERSGSILPAFPGETVKVDNRIMPEVDATYMATNHLGFELIASTTKHSVSGVRGTTGSIGKLASTWVLPPTLTAQYHFMPTRHVRPYVGAGVNYTIFWNESASDGLQAAVGPTKVHLKDSIGWAAQAGVDMDITRRVFLNLDIKYIDIDTTARLDNAALGRQRVNVSLDPLVFGIGLGVRL, encoded by the coding sequence ATGACTGCCATCCGAACCGCCGCCATCCTGCTTGCGCTCGCCGCGACGGGTATAAGCGCATCGGCTTCGGCCGAGGATCGAACCGATGCACAGCCCCGGGTCGGGGTGCGTGCGGGTGACGTCCTGCTCCGCGCCCGTGCCATCCTGGTTGCCCCGAACGAGCGATCCGGCAGCATCCTCCCCGCCTTTCCCGGCGAAACGGTGAAGGTCGACAACCGCATCATGCCCGAAGTCGACGCGACCTATATGGCGACGAACCATCTCGGCTTCGAGCTGATCGCCTCGACCACCAAGCATTCCGTCAGCGGGGTGCGAGGCACGACCGGCAGCATCGGCAAGCTTGCCTCCACCTGGGTCCTGCCGCCGACGCTCACGGCCCAATATCATTTCATGCCGACACGCCATGTCCGTCCCTATGTCGGTGCAGGCGTCAACTATACGATCTTCTGGAACGAGTCGGCCTCAGACGGCTTGCAAGCGGCGGTGGGGCCGACCAAGGTGCACCTGAAGGACAGCATCGGCTGGGCGGCACAGGCGGGCGTCGATATGGATATCACCCGCCGGGTCTTCCTGAACCTCGACATCAAGTACATCGATATCGACACCACCGCCCGCCTCGACAACGCCGCGCTGGGCCGTCAGCGGGTCAACGTATCCCTGGACCCGCTGGTGTTCGGGATCGGTTTGGGCGTGCGTCTATAA